The following proteins are encoded in a genomic region of Cryptococcus gattii WM276 chromosome I, complete sequence:
- a CDS encoding Rho1 GTPase (Similar to TIGR gene model, INSD accession AAW44711.1), translating into MAPKPLNRKLVVLGDGACGKTSLLTVFTKGLFSNPPPTVFENYVEMMQVDDQVVELSLWDTAGQEDFDRLRSLSYADTHVVMICFSVDSPVSLENTESKWIHEVNQFCPGVKVILIALKCDLREDPAVKDKLGRHSLHPVTYDEGLATARAIRASRYLECSAKHNRGVQEAIYEAARVAVGSRARGGGSGGRMKGDSWKEKCIIL; encoded by the exons ATGGCACCTAAACCG TTGAATAGAAAGCTTGTGGTGTTGGGAGATGGTGCGTGTGGGAAG ACATCACTTCTGACGGTATTCACCAAAGGTTTGTTCTCTAACCCCCCT CCTACGGTGTTTGAGAATTATGTGGAGATGATGCAAGTGGACGATCAGGTGGTGGAACTTAGCCTATGGGATACAGCCG GCCAGGAAGACTTTGATCGGTTACGTTCACTTTCATATGCTGATACACACGTGGTCATGATTTGTTTCTCT GTTGATTCACCAGTGTCATTAGAAAACACTGAATCAAAG TGGATTCACGAGGTCAATCAATTTTGTCCGGGAGTCAAGGTAATCCTTATTG CGCTCAAGTGCGACCTGCGGGAGGACCCTGCGGTGAAGGACAAGCTTGGCCGGCATTCGTTACATCCCGTCACATATGACGAGGGGCTGGCAACTGCCCGAGCTATCCGTGCGAGCCGGTATCTAG AGTGCTCGGCCAAGCATAATCGAGGGGTTCAGGAGGCAATTTACGAGGCAGCGCGGGTGGCGGTGGGGAGCCGGGCAAGGGGAGGTGGTTCTGGGGGACGGATGAAGGGAGACAgctggaaggagaagtGCATCATCTTATAG
- a CDS encoding uncharacterized protein (Similar to TIGR gene model, INSD accession AAW46052.1), which yields MLSTALSPSSPHADYNSYSSSLSPTSPRFHASSAPHGRRSPSPSRLESLLDAPLPSCRPSRSPRSRKIRDALARHIRPHLTPRTLTMLFLWMLSVWSIHHFFLPISSLSRLSNPRAEEHFLSTAFPPPPQRIGDDHLDSVDPRWRAYHPLPAPDPPFPRLRPTRFLPPQCLEQWFAEGETLCGAKELGEEEKLDATWLWVNGSDHRWRDSMIEWREKENVNSPERHFREQNELVHSMRSVLDALPGHLRTFHLILADYTFNYPEDLELVPFSIIPDLEKVASKSKGRRHPRDLPGTPPSFSNLTERVTPESISASLASHLQSEWRIVQTPTWLDFSRRDPSDPSHPFHPYSVSKAGERGQHYAEASYPTLRYASHWEVFHTPSVDRDGRQELMGEREWRENEWKKKALPTFNSMAIESRIGWLPGLADAIIALNDDFFLLRPHAVSDFHSPLYGSVIRFDHGYNQQVRPEVVKSHINDPGEIGGLYHANAILSQRFPHRLRPYFAHVPKVITRGLHHEASLMFKEALTESSTRRFREMKIGEGDVQMQWLLTSLRVERWREALLWTWVVANMGTISGSQDRWDDATRTAIKDMFGFTENDNDVVKIEVHRGERWTLEPGRMQKAFEQAGWEAPKATEFLFSSMDGTMPPLLKHGEDPAQNDRCMIDLNRCFGVFWTREEDILSTDMMKRLTFQYPECGDCMIMALVTASGTLGLNAFFPPKETTVTAPELAPGDGYPKFLPPPHLPLTPTWHEADFSLANILSTTALPGEQVDIRQYCMRLLSRYLYLDARSVSHFHMLKSAEHAQRVFKMIQDNPRVSILGMNDDIESDYDEVKRLMNEWFEMRWPRKAVWEREWDPVKDRYID from the exons ATGCTGTCGACCGCACTGTCCCCTTCCAGCCCACACGCCGACTACAACTCAtattcctcttccctcaGCCCGACCTCCCCGCGCTTCCACGCCTCTTCTGCCCCCCACGGCCGCCGGTCGCCGTCGCCTTCTCGCCTCGAGAGCCTCCTCGACGCGCCCCTCCCATCCTGCCGCCCCTCGCGCTCCCCCCGCTCCCGGAAAATCCGCGATGCGCTCGCCCGCCACATTCGGCCACACCTCACTCCCCGCACTCTCACCATGCTCTTCCTGTGGATGCTCTCCGTGTGGTCCATACAtcacttcttcctccccaTCTCCTCACTCTCCAGGCTCTCAAACCCCAGGGCAGAGGAACACTTTCTATCAACCGCTTTTCCACCCCCGCCACAAAGGATAGGTGACGACCATCTTGACTCGGTCGACCCCCGTTGGCGAGCCTACCATCCTCTCCCAGCGCCCGACCCCCCTTTCCCGCGCCTGAGGCCGACTCGCTTCCTTCCCCCGCAATGTTTGGAACAGTGGTTTGCAGAAGGAGAGACGCTTTGCGGCGCAAAGGAGTTGggcgaggaagagaagcTTGATGCAACCTGGCTCTGGGTGAATGGATCCGATCATCGTTGGAGGGATAGTATGATTGAAtggagagaaaaagagaatGTCAACTCGCCAGAGCGCCATTTCCG TGAGCAAAACGAGCTGGTCCACTCCATGAGGTCTGTCCTCGACGCCCTCCCCGGCCATCTGCGTaccttccatctcatcctTGCCGACTATACCTTCAACTACCCCGAAGATCTGGAATTGGTTCCTTTTTCCATCATTCCTGATCTGGAAAAGGTCGCTTCAAAGAGCAAAGGCAGGCGTCACCCTCGCGACCTTCCCGGAACGcctccctccttctccaaccTGACGGAACGAGTCACTCCAGAATCCATTTCTGCCTCCCTGGCTAGCCACCTCCAATCTGAATGGCGTATCGTCCAGACACCCACTTGGCTCGATTTCTCTCGTCGTGATCCATCCGACCCTTCACACCCGTTCCACCCTTACTCTGTCAGCAAAGCGGGTGAAAGAGGACAACATTACGCTGAAGCGTCGTATCCGACGTTGCGGTACGCTTCTCATTGGGAAGTTTTTCACACTCCGTCAGTCGACCGGGATGGACGTCAGGAGCTTATGGGAGAAAGGGAATGGAGGGAAAATgagtggaagaagaaggcgtTGCCGACCTTCAACTCGATGGCTATTGAGAGTAGGATCGGATGGTTGCCTGGATTG GCGGACGCTATTATTGCATTGAACGATGACTTTTTTTTGCTCCGTCCCCACGCCGTCTCTGATTTCCATTCTCCTCTCTACGGCTCAGTCATCCGATTTGACCACGGC TATAACCAACAAGTCAGGCCTGAAGTTGTGAAGAGCCATATCAACGATCCCGGAGAAATTGGCGGTCTTTACCACGCCAACGCCATCCTCTCTCAACGATTCCCCCATCGTCTTCGACCGTACTTTGCCCATGTACCCAAGGTTATCACCCGTGGTCTTCATCATGAGGCGAGCTTGATGTTTAAAGAAGCTTTGACAGAGAGTAGCACGAGGAGGTTTagggagatgaagattGGGGAGGGTGATGTGCAGATGCAGTGGCTACTCACCTCTCTCCGTGTGGAGAGATGGCGAGAAGCTCTACTCTGGACTTGGGTCGTAGCCAATATGGGTACCATCAGCGGATCGCAAGACCGGTGGGACGATGCTACCCGTACAGCCATCAAGGATATGTTTGGATTCACAGAGAATGATAATGATGTAGTCAAGATTGAGGTGCATAGAGGCGAAAGATGGACTCTGGAGCCGGGAAGGATGCAAAAGGCGTTTGAGCAGGCTGGATGGGAAGCGCCAAAGGCTACAGAATTCCTTTTTT CCTCGATGGACGGTACTATGCCTCCGTTACTCAAGCACGGTGAAGACCCTGCTCAAAACGACAG GTGCATGATCGATCTCAACCGATGCTTTGGCGTTTTCTGGACTCGAGAGGAGGACATTTTGTCGACTGATATGATGAAACGTTTGACATTCCAGTATCCCGAATGTGGTGACTGCA TGATCATGGCCCTCGTGACAGCGTCTGGCACCCTTGGCCTCAACgccttctttcctcctAAAGAAACAACAGTCACCGCTCCCGAACTTGCACCCGGCGACGGTTACCCGAAATTCTTGCCTCCGCCCCACCTTCCTCTCACGCCCACATGGCACGAAGCGGATTTCTCGCTTGCGAATATTTTATCTACGACCGCCCTTCCTGGCGAGCAGGTTGATATTCGACAGTACTGTATGAGGCTCCTTTCTCGTTATTTATATCTTGATG CCAGATCGGTGTCTCATTTCCACATGTTGAAATCTGCCGAACACGCCCAAAGGGTGTTCAAGATGATTCAAGACAACCCCCGAGTATCAATATTGGGTATGAATGATGATATTGAATCGGATTATGATGAAGTCAAACGCTTAATGAATGAATGGTTTGAGATGCGGTGGCCAAGAAAGGCAGTGTGGGAAAGAGAATGGGATCCTGTAAAGGATAGATATATTGATTAG
- a CDS encoding uncharacterized protein (Similar to TIGR gene model, XP_567570.1): MFANSLSLITALLPLLALTAQAAAAHSNQPPHLRHKRVLHHRRDTEHSHPHAARAQLPPRSNAGHADAKKLIKKSVKKRGQTCRTRGSSYATSSAYDVAAAQTLSSSSYVEPTSSSTAWSDDSSSSSYAAAATPVAATLSNEQAWAPQVISSSNDWSESTTADSWSSSATSSSAWTQPTSSFSSGSSSGSSSSGLLTITDAICGYSNADSEIPNGSEDWLNCGLNAAGWTPPMVTVDELIASELTTDGVFAPCADYVDLFNQYADQYGLKGIMLASFAMQESTCNPSATGGNGEAGLMQLASENCGGAPNGNCYDVNFNIQRAAELFSNLISSNGGNVLLAIGSYNGWYSGLTYAAGTAAASQGQCHAQNNLDYIHQFCNGWMQNKSGYTLGTYFNLKSC, from the exons ATGTTCGCCAACTCCCTCTCCCTCATCACCgccctcctccccctcctcgCACTCACAGCCCAGGCGGCTGCCGCCCACTCCAACCAGCCCCCCCACCTCCGCCACAAGCGGGTCCTGCACCATCGCCGCGACACTGAGCACAGCCATCCCCATGCCGCCAGGGCTCAGCTCCCGCCGAGGTCAAATGCCGGCCATGCAGACGCCAAAAAGCTCATCAAGAAGAGCGTCAAGAAGCGCGGCCAAACCTGCCGGACTCGTGGTTCCTCATACGCCACATCTTCTGCATACGACGTTGCTGCCGCGCAGACTCTgtcgtcttcttcttacGTCGAGCCCACATCTTCCAGCACTGCCTGGTCTGATGactcctcttcttcctcttaCGCTGCTGCCGCCACGCCCGTCGCGGCCACTTTGAGCAATGAGCAAGCTTGGGCCCCCCAG GTGATCTCGTCTTCCAACGACTGGTCGGAGAGCACCACTGCCGACAGCTGGTCCTCCAGCGCgacttcctcttctgcgTGGACCCAGCCTACCTCTTCTTTCAGCAGCGGCTCAAGCTCTGGGTCTTCCAGCTCCGGCCTTCTTACTATCACTGACGC TATTTGTGGCTACTCCAACGCGGACTCGGAAATCCCCAACGGCTCCGAAGACTGGCTCAACTGTGGTCTCAACGCTGCTGGCTGGACTCCTCCCATGGTGACTGTGGACGAACTTATCGCGTCCGAACTTACTACCGACGGCGTCTTTGCTCCTTGCGCCGATTATGTCGACTTGTTTAATCAGTATGCTGATCAGTACGGTC TCAAGGGCATTATGCTCGCCTCTTTCGCTATGCAAGAATCCACGTGCAACCCATCCGCTACCGGCGGTAACGGTGAGGCTGGTCTCATGCAACTCGCTTCCGAAAACTGTGGTGGTGCTCCCAACGGAAA CTGTTACGATGTCAACTTTAACATTCAACGGGCTGCCGAGCTCTTCTCTAACCTCATCAGCTCTAACGGCGGCAATGTCCTTTTGGCCATCGGTTCTTACAACGGCTGGTACTCTGGCTTGACCTATGCCGCTGGCACTGCTGCTGCTAGCCAGGGTCAGTGCCATGCCCAGAACAATCTTGATTATATTCATCAATTCTGTAATGGGTGGATGCAGAACAAGAGCGGCTACACCTTGGGTACTTACT TCAACCTCAAGAGTTGTTAA